One Echinicola strongylocentroti DNA window includes the following coding sequences:
- a CDS encoding glycoside hydrolase family protein: MVKVCFLITTFLSFYSFFVRAQLSIQPQPIDAEVDLANSSPILKGASVLGNEGYFVWGGSVTKGEDGRYHMFYSRWPSGQENDKFTDGWLTSSEIAYAVSKYPDKGFQFVKVVIKGKGKEGNPEAWDGQSVHNPHIQHLDGKYYLYHTGTKYPGEQAPGSAGEHLSPRDLIQQSQQIGLVTFDSIEEMLKGNVKRSDEPLLSPRTRVKDKDVLNPSPKGTATVPDNLIVVNPAVVQRRSDGKYLLFFKGNIYVPSWRGVHGVAVGVNPSGPFVAKDKFVFDVRDEDGKLVSAEDPYVWYHEGSKKYYAVFKDFTGKITGGEPGLAIMYSVNGERWEKTENAMFMPLELTLKNGQKVPVNRLERPQFLIGEDGLPKVLYAACSLSPLGDKRDGSTFNVQVPLKSTFKPE, from the coding sequence ATGGTTAAGGTCTGTTTTCTCATTACCACATTTTTATCATTCTACAGTTTCTTTGTAAGGGCGCAATTATCCATTCAGCCTCAACCAATAGATGCGGAAGTAGATCTGGCCAATTCCAGTCCCATCTTAAAAGGTGCATCAGTACTTGGTAATGAAGGGTATTTTGTTTGGGGAGGCAGTGTCACCAAGGGAGAAGATGGGAGGTACCACATGTTTTATTCCCGGTGGCCCTCTGGTCAGGAAAATGATAAATTCACAGATGGTTGGCTGACGAGTTCTGAGATTGCGTATGCTGTCTCCAAGTATCCTGATAAGGGATTTCAATTTGTAAAAGTGGTCATCAAAGGTAAAGGGAAAGAAGGAAATCCTGAAGCATGGGACGGGCAGTCGGTGCATAACCCTCACATCCAGCACTTGGATGGGAAATACTATCTCTATCATACCGGAACCAAGTACCCCGGAGAGCAAGCACCCGGAAGCGCCGGGGAACACCTCAGCCCAAGAGACCTCATTCAGCAAAGTCAACAAATCGGTTTAGTTACCTTTGATAGCATAGAGGAAATGCTAAAGGGCAATGTGAAACGGTCCGATGAACCGTTATTAAGCCCTAGGACACGTGTCAAAGATAAGGATGTGCTGAATCCATCCCCCAAGGGAACTGCCACAGTCCCAGATAATTTGATTGTGGTCAATCCCGCGGTGGTACAGCGAAGGTCAGATGGCAAGTACCTGCTTTTTTTTAAAGGCAATATCTACGTCCCTAGCTGGAGAGGAGTCCATGGAGTAGCGGTTGGAGTTAATCCCTCAGGGCCTTTTGTGGCCAAAGATAAATTTGTTTTTGACGTCAGGGACGAAGACGGTAAACTGGTTTCGGCCGAGGATCCTTATGTGTGGTACCACGAGGGAAGTAAAAAATATTACGCCGTTTTTAAGGATTTTACTGGGAAGATTACTGGCGGAGAACCTGGGTTGGCCATTATGTACTCCGTAAATGGTGAACGATGGGAGAAAACTGAAAATGCCATGTTCATGCCGCTTGAGCTTACCCTTAAAAATGGACAAAAGGTACCAGTAAATCGCTTGGAAAGACCGCAGTTCCTAATTGGCGAAGATGGTCTTCCCAAAGTGCTTTATGCCGCCTGCTCCTTAAGCCCACTTGGAGACAAAAGAGATGGAAGTACCTTTAATGTCCAAGTGCCATTAAAAAGCACTTTCAAGCCGGAATAG
- a CDS encoding D-TA family PLP-dependent enzyme → MDWYEIKDVETIDSPTLVVYPKRVKSNIGKLKSMVKEVSQLQPHIKTFKCIEVVKMLMDAGIDKFKCATIAEAEILGMAGAKEVLIAYPMVGPKVDRMIKLMLVYQDTEFSCLVDCPEQARHLSAQTYQADVYLRVFVDLNVGTDRTGVRPLAEAMELYDYCKATSHLITMGLHIYDGHIRHRELGARKEACDAAFTPVEELAKAVREKYPVKLKIIAGGSPTFPIHALRKGVTCSPGTFAYWDKGYQEGLPEQSFDFAAVLVCRVISRPGPRLICLDLGYKSVASEGPLEKRVWFPAHPSWVPVSHSEEHLVLKVPEGEEPTIGEVVYGIPYHICPTVAMYDRVLTVENHQISGCWDTVARKRKINI, encoded by the coding sequence ATGGATTGGTATGAGATAAAGGATGTGGAGACCATTGATTCACCAACGCTTGTTGTATATCCAAAGCGTGTGAAATCAAATATTGGAAAACTAAAATCCATGGTAAAAGAAGTGTCCCAGCTGCAGCCGCACATCAAGACGTTCAAATGTATCGAAGTGGTGAAAATGCTGATGGACGCCGGGATTGATAAATTCAAATGTGCAACCATTGCTGAAGCCGAAATACTAGGCATGGCCGGGGCCAAAGAAGTGCTGATCGCCTATCCAATGGTGGGGCCAAAAGTCGACAGGATGATTAAGTTGATGTTGGTTTATCAGGACACGGAGTTCTCCTGTTTAGTGGATTGCCCAGAGCAGGCCCGGCACCTTTCGGCACAAACCTACCAAGCAGACGTTTACCTCAGGGTATTTGTCGACTTGAATGTGGGAACTGACCGTACAGGGGTAAGGCCTTTGGCAGAAGCCATGGAGTTATATGATTATTGCAAGGCCACCAGCCACTTGATCACCATGGGGCTGCACATCTATGATGGCCATATCAGGCATAGGGAGTTGGGAGCAAGAAAAGAAGCCTGCGATGCTGCTTTCACGCCAGTGGAGGAATTGGCCAAGGCTGTGCGGGAAAAGTACCCCGTTAAATTGAAGATTATTGCTGGTGGCTCACCCACTTTCCCGATTCATGCCCTCCGAAAAGGAGTGACCTGTAGTCCTGGGACATTCGCTTACTGGGACAAGGGGTATCAAGAGGGACTGCCAGAACAATCATTCGATTTTGCTGCAGTATTGGTTTGCCGGGTGATTTCCCGTCCGGGGCCTCGGCTTATCTGTTTGGATTTGGGGTATAAGTCGGTGGCTTCCGAAGGGCCACTGGAGAAACGTGTTTGGTTTCCTGCTCACCCTTCTTGGGTTCCAGTAAGCCATAGCGAAGAGCATTTGGTACTGAAGGTACCTGAAGGGGAGGAGCCGACTATAGGAGAGGTGGTCTATGGAATTCCCTATCATATTTGTCCCACAGTGGCCATGTATGATCGTGTGCTGACCGTGGAAAACCATCAAATCAGCGGATGTTGGGATACTGTAGCCAGGAAGAGGAAAATTAATATTTAG
- a CDS encoding c-type cytochrome: MSIKRSLLSVPFRFCNMALIFSFLLLGINAFAADPEVSDSEDAIKAGESLFNANCKTCHKLDQKFTGPALRGVSDRRDIAWIQEFVKNSQKVIQSGDAAATKLFAEYNNTVMPAHPFLSDEDVMSLLSYIEYGGQEEAAPAEGGAGGAAAGAASSGVPSEYLTIILAVLVVVLLLILIVLGLIVSVLTKYLNKQPLDEEDKEFINQKTDFKKVLKSDAFIIIITAIVVALVAKTAIDGLYTVGVQQGYQPTQPIAFSHKLHAGDKEIPCQYCHTGVEIGRSANIPSPNICMNCHMHVQNVAGKEGVSPEIQKIYDAVDNNQPIEWVRVHNLPDLAYFNHSQHVKVGGIECQTCHGPIEEMEVVRQHSALTMGWCIDCHRKTDIKTAGNEYYDKLVQLHAESKDALKVKDIGGLECAKCHY, from the coding sequence ATGTCAATCAAACGCTCGTTATTAAGTGTTCCCTTCAGATTTTGCAACATGGCGTTGATTTTTTCCTTTTTGTTATTAGGAATTAATGCTTTTGCTGCTGACCCTGAAGTTTCTGATAGTGAAGATGCCATCAAAGCTGGTGAGTCACTATTTAACGCCAACTGTAAGACCTGTCACAAGCTAGATCAGAAATTTACCGGCCCAGCGCTACGAGGGGTTAGTGACCGAAGAGACATAGCATGGATTCAGGAGTTTGTGAAGAATTCTCAAAAAGTGATCCAAAGTGGTGATGCCGCGGCGACGAAGCTTTTTGCTGAATATAACAACACGGTAATGCCCGCTCACCCCTTCTTAAGTGATGAGGATGTAATGAGCTTACTTTCCTACATTGAGTACGGAGGCCAAGAAGAAGCTGCACCAGCCGAGGGTGGTGCAGGAGGTGCTGCTGCTGGTGCTGCCAGCAGTGGAGTGCCTAGCGAATACCTCACTATTATTTTAGCGGTTTTGGTAGTGGTGTTATTGCTGATCCTTATTGTCTTGGGATTGATCGTTTCGGTATTGACCAAATACCTGAACAAGCAGCCCCTTGATGAAGAAGATAAGGAGTTTATCAATCAGAAGACGGACTTCAAGAAAGTCTTAAAGAGCGATGCCTTTATTATTATCATCACGGCTATAGTGGTAGCATTGGTGGCCAAGACAGCTATTGATGGTTTGTATACGGTAGGTGTGCAGCAAGGTTACCAACCTACGCAGCCCATTGCTTTTTCCCATAAATTGCACGCAGGTGACAAGGAGATCCCTTGTCAATACTGTCACACAGGAGTGGAGATCGGCAGATCAGCTAACATTCCTTCTCCAAATATCTGTATGAACTGCCATATGCACGTTCAGAACGTAGCAGGTAAAGAAGGAGTTTCTCCTGAGATTCAGAAAATTTACGACGCAGTAGATAATAATCAGCCTATAGAATGGGTAAGGGTACATAACTTACCTGATCTGGCATACTTCAACCACTCTCAACACGTGAAAGTGGGAGGTATTGAATGTCAGACTTGTCACGGTCCTATTGAGGAGATGGAAGTAGTGCGCCAGCACAGTGCCCTGACCATGGGGTGGTGTATTGACTGTCACAGAAAGACAGACATAAAAACTGCTGGTAATGAATACTATGACAAGTTGGTACAGCTGCACGCAGAATCCAAAGATGCGCTGAAAGTAAAAGACATTGGCGGTCTGGAGTGTGCTAAGTGCCACTATTAA
- a CDS encoding dipeptidase, with the protein MFTIDAHLDLSMNALEWNRDLRLSVSEINSREAKLTDKPDRGKATVSLPALREGGVGLVVATQIARYVAPDNPLPGWRSPEQAWAQTQGQLAWYRAMEDAGEMVQITDLDSLEKHLDDWNWGGDKLPVGYILSLEGADSIVDLSYLEKACAYGLRALGPAHYGPGRYAQGTDATGGMGQKGQDLLKEMERLNIILDATHLCDDSFWEAMEHFNGPVWASHNNCRALVDHNRQFSDDQLKELIARDAVIGGALDAWMMVPDWVRGKSTPEGTGCNLEIMIDHLDHICQLAGNADHIGIGSDLDGAFGKEQCPHDLETIADLSNVPDLLRKRGYKEKDIEKVMHGNWLRFLRNAWG; encoded by the coding sequence ATGTTTACAATTGATGCCCATTTGGACCTCAGTATGAACGCCCTGGAGTGGAATAGGGACCTGAGACTGTCTGTATCCGAGATCAATTCCCGTGAAGCCAAGCTGACCGATAAGCCTGACCGAGGTAAGGCTACAGTTTCATTACCAGCTCTTCGGGAAGGGGGGGTAGGGTTGGTAGTGGCCACGCAGATAGCCCGGTATGTAGCGCCAGACAATCCCCTTCCTGGGTGGCGTTCTCCTGAGCAGGCTTGGGCCCAGACACAGGGGCAATTGGCTTGGTACAGGGCGATGGAAGATGCCGGCGAGATGGTACAAATTACCGACTTGGATAGCTTGGAGAAGCACTTGGATGATTGGAATTGGGGTGGGGATAAGTTGCCCGTCGGTTATATACTTTCCTTAGAAGGGGCGGATTCTATTGTGGACCTGAGTTATTTGGAAAAGGCCTGTGCCTATGGGCTGAGGGCTTTGGGGCCAGCGCATTATGGCCCCGGGAGATATGCTCAGGGGACGGATGCCACGGGGGGTATGGGGCAGAAAGGCCAAGACCTGCTAAAGGAAATGGAACGACTGAACATCATTCTGGACGCTACGCACTTGTGCGATGACAGCTTTTGGGAAGCCATGGAGCACTTTAATGGCCCGGTGTGGGCAAGTCATAATAATTGTCGTGCGCTGGTGGACCATAACCGTCAGTTTAGCGATGATCAACTTAAAGAGCTGATCGCCCGAGATGCGGTGATAGGAGGAGCGCTGGATGCATGGATGATGGTGCCTGACTGGGTAAGGGGTAAGTCCACGCCTGAAGGTACTGGCTGCAACTTGGAGATAATGATCGATCACCTGGACCATATTTGTCAATTGGCAGGAAATGCAGATCATATCGGTATTGGGTCGGATCTGGATGGGGCTTTTGGCAAGGAGCAATGTCCACATGATCTTGAAACCATCGCAGACCTGAGCAATGTCCCAGATCTATTGCGCAAGCGAGGGTATAAGGAAAAGGACATAGAAAAAGTCATGCATGGCAATTGGTTGAGGTTTTTGCGGAATGCTTGGGGGTAG
- the rpsA gene encoding 30S ribosomal protein S1 gives MSNNEDFNWDKFETKGFGEGYTSAERAEMEKLYDETLTEISEKEVIKGTVVGVNDKDVIINIGFKSDGLVPRTEFRDLPDLKIGDEVELFIEEQENSLGQLVLSRKKAKMVRAWQDIEDALEFDNVIEGLVKRRTKGGLIVDIYGVEAFLPGSQIDVKPIRDFDVYVGKKMEVKVVKINHANDNVVVSHKVLIEKDLEKQKAEILNNLEKGQVLEGVIKNMTNFGVFIDLGGVDGLLHITDISWGRINHPEEVLNLDDKVQIVVLDFDDDKKRISLGMKQLTAHPWDSLSAELEVGSKVKGRIVNVADYGAFLELAPGVEGLIHVSEMSWSQHLRNPADFVKVGDEIEAVVLTLDKEDRKMSLGIKQLTEDPWTKQDMVTKYAVGTKHKGVVRNLTNFGLFLELEEGIDGLVHVSDLSWTKKIKHPSEYVKVNDELEVIVLELDVDNRRLALGHKQLEENPWDTFEGVFPVGSTHKCTVVSKNDKGAVLELPYGLEGFATIKNLDKEDGSQVEVGDAVDFVVTEFSKDDKRIVLSHTATFREDAMPSKQPAKKTTSAPKKKPAGGDAQEKSTLGDLDALSALKEKMEGGDKK, from the coding sequence ATGTCTAATAACGAAGATTTTAACTGGGACAAGTTCGAAACCAAAGGTTTTGGTGAAGGCTACACTTCTGCAGAGAGAGCAGAGATGGAAAAGCTGTACGACGAGACTTTGACCGAAATCAGCGAAAAGGAAGTTATCAAAGGTACTGTAGTAGGTGTCAATGATAAGGATGTTATCATCAATATCGGATTCAAGTCTGATGGTCTAGTGCCAAGAACTGAGTTCCGTGACCTTCCTGACTTGAAAATCGGTGATGAAGTAGAACTTTTCATTGAAGAGCAAGAGAATTCATTGGGTCAATTGGTTCTTTCTAGAAAGAAAGCCAAGATGGTACGTGCATGGCAGGACATCGAAGATGCGCTTGAATTTGACAATGTGATCGAAGGTCTTGTAAAGAGAAGGACAAAAGGTGGTCTTATCGTGGATATCTACGGTGTGGAAGCCTTCTTGCCAGGTTCTCAGATTGACGTGAAGCCTATCAGGGACTTTGATGTCTATGTAGGTAAGAAAATGGAAGTGAAAGTGGTTAAGATCAACCACGCTAACGATAACGTAGTAGTTTCTCACAAAGTACTGATCGAAAAAGATCTGGAGAAGCAAAAAGCAGAGATCCTCAACAACCTGGAAAAAGGTCAGGTATTGGAAGGTGTGATCAAGAACATGACCAACTTCGGTGTATTCATCGACCTTGGTGGTGTGGATGGTCTACTTCACATTACGGACATTTCTTGGGGACGTATCAACCATCCAGAAGAAGTGCTTAATCTTGACGACAAAGTTCAGATTGTGGTACTTGACTTTGATGATGACAAGAAACGTATCTCTTTGGGTATGAAGCAGCTTACTGCTCATCCTTGGGACTCTCTTTCTGCTGAGCTTGAAGTTGGCTCTAAAGTAAAAGGTAGAATCGTAAACGTAGCAGATTACGGTGCATTCCTTGAGCTTGCTCCAGGTGTAGAAGGACTTATCCACGTATCTGAAATGTCTTGGTCTCAGCACTTGAGAAACCCTGCTGACTTTGTGAAAGTAGGAGACGAAATCGAAGCTGTAGTACTTACCTTGGACAAAGAAGATCGTAAGATGTCTCTTGGTATCAAACAACTTACTGAAGATCCATGGACTAAGCAGGACATGGTAACGAAGTATGCCGTTGGTACTAAACACAAAGGTGTCGTTAGAAACTTGACCAACTTCGGCCTGTTCCTAGAACTGGAAGAAGGTATCGACGGTCTAGTTCACGTATCTGATCTTTCTTGGACCAAGAAAATCAAGCACCCGTCTGAATACGTAAAAGTAAATGACGAGCTTGAAGTGATTGTTCTTGAACTTGATGTGGACAACAGAAGATTGGCCCTAGGCCATAAGCAACTTGAAGAGAATCCTTGGGATACTTTTGAAGGTGTGTTCCCTGTAGGGTCTACCCACAAGTGTACTGTAGTGTCTAAAAACGACAAAGGTGCTGTCCTTGAGCTTCCTTACGGACTTGAAGGATTCGCTACCATCAAGAACCTTGACAAAGAAGACGGTTCACAAGTAGAAGTAGGTGACGCGGTTGATTTCGTGGTAACTGAATTCTCTAAAGATGATAAGCGAATTGTACTTTCTCACACAGCTACTTTCAGAGAGGATGCGATGCCTTCTAAGCAACCAGCTAAGAAGACTACTTCCGCACCTAAGAAGAAGCCAGCAGGTGGAGATGCGCAAGAAAAATCTACCCTAGGTGATTTGGATGCACTTTCTGCATTGAAAGAGAAAATGGAAGGTGGAGACAAGAAATAA
- a CDS encoding RidA family protein: MSAEENFKKLGLNLPPAPAPKGVYRPCLIDGKYLYLSGHGTVQDDGSLIMGRIGEALDEEEGKMAARQVGLAMLSTIKANLGSLNKVKRVIKVLGMVNCVSDFEQHPYIINGCSELFAEVWGEENGVGVRSAVGFGSLPDNIPVEVEAMFELH; the protein is encoded by the coding sequence ATGTCAGCAGAAGAAAATTTCAAGAAATTGGGACTTAACCTACCTCCGGCTCCAGCGCCAAAAGGAGTGTACCGGCCATGTCTTATCGATGGTAAATATTTATACCTTTCGGGACACGGTACAGTGCAAGATGATGGTAGCTTGATCATGGGGAGAATAGGGGAAGCGCTTGACGAAGAAGAAGGCAAGATGGCAGCCAGGCAGGTCGGATTGGCGATGCTGTCTACGATCAAAGCGAATTTGGGTAGCTTGAACAAGGTCAAAAGGGTCATTAAAGTCTTGGGTATGGTCAATTGTGTGTCGGATTTTGAGCAACACCCTTATATCATCAATGGCTGTAGTGAGCTTTTTGCAGAAGTGTGGGGAGAGGAAAATGGGGTCGGCGTGCGCAGTGCCGTCGGTTTTGGTTCATTGCCCGACAATATCCCCGTAGAGGTAGAGGCAATGTTTGAATTGCATTAG
- a CDS encoding DUF72 domain-containing protein: MKFGSVEDPSSVDFTLPPDHPATSTILQKHKSDDPFEVYVGCAKWNRSDLKGFYPRGTKDELTYYSTQFNSIELNATFYSSPSIEQVKTWANKTPEGFKFFPKIPNSVSHFKRLINVQEPVMAFGDAIANFEDRLGMAFLQMHNNFKPKDFDRVEKFVTAFPPEIPLALELRNEEWFADEEMDNYCKLLVENDRTNIIVDTAGRRDMLHMRLTSDAAFIRYVGANADSDYSRLDDWLERIIQWRKQGLKKLYFFVHQNTEKESPLLSAYFIKKLNKEFGLELKIPNE, encoded by the coding sequence ATGAAATTTGGAAGCGTAGAAGATCCGTCATCAGTAGATTTCACCTTACCGCCTGACCACCCAGCGACCAGTACCATTCTCCAAAAACACAAGTCTGATGATCCATTTGAGGTATATGTAGGCTGTGCCAAATGGAACAGGTCAGACCTAAAGGGTTTTTATCCAAGAGGCACCAAAGACGAACTCACGTATTACTCGACACAGTTTAACTCCATCGAGCTTAATGCGACCTTCTACAGCTCTCCCAGCATAGAGCAGGTAAAGACCTGGGCGAACAAAACTCCTGAAGGATTTAAATTCTTTCCGAAAATCCCCAACTCCGTCAGTCACTTCAAGCGCCTGATCAATGTACAAGAGCCCGTAATGGCTTTTGGCGATGCCATTGCCAATTTTGAAGACCGGCTGGGCATGGCCTTTCTTCAGATGCACAATAACTTCAAACCGAAGGATTTTGACCGCGTGGAGAAATTTGTCACCGCATTCCCTCCAGAGATCCCTCTCGCTCTTGAGCTACGCAATGAAGAATGGTTTGCCGACGAAGAGATGGACAACTACTGTAAACTACTCGTCGAAAACGACCGTACCAACATCATAGTCGATACTGCTGGAAGGAGAGACATGCTCCACATGCGGCTGACCAGTGACGCAGCCTTTATCCGGTATGTAGGCGCCAATGCTGACAGTGACTATTCGAGACTGGACGATTGGCTAGAACGAATCATACAGTGGAGAAAACAAGGCCTGAAAAAACTCTATTTCTTCGTCCATCAAAATACCGAAAAGGAATCACCCTTGCTCTCGGCCTATTTCATCAAAAAACTTAACAAGGAGTTTGGCCTCGAATTAAAAATCCCGAATGAATAA
- a CDS encoding TAT-variant-translocated molybdopterin oxidoreductase codes for MKENKKKYWKGLEQLTNDPEFVKNADKEFPEYLPIGGQQEGGASRRDFLKVMGFSLAAASLAACEAPVRKAIPYVNKPVDVNPSIPNYYASTFFGGGEYASVVVKTREGRPIKVDGNKLSPVTKGGTSSIVEASVLSLYDKERLTAPYKNGEKSDWATIDKEVTAKLKAAGNVKVVTNTIMSPSSEKALKALTDAIGGAEVITYDSSSAYGIVKANQTYYGTSVLPNYSFDKADVIVSFGADFLGTWIAPIEYSKQYAQGRKISKEHPEMSRHYQFESNLSLTGANADYRTPIRASQSGLAVLALYNLLAKKAGAPSVKSAGVEIAHLSKAANELWANRGKSLVVSGSNDPNVQVVINAINDLLGNNNSTISYTKSANFKQGNDAAIAQFTKELAAGRVGGVLFYNCNPVYDTPQGEALGQAIAKAKVSVATNGTMDETASMVQYVAPDHHYLESWNDFNPKAGEYSLSQPAISPLFDTRQAQESFLTWAGVATNYYDFLQDNWKEFFAGQSAISTFQEFWDRALYNGFYSTPLASETAELTPVGNVSSAAAAISKSYSASNSGAELVMYQKIGIGDGAFANNPWLQEMSDPISKATWDNYLTVSQKWANENGLKMIEGRTQKAKITANGKSLIVPVLIQPGQADGTIGLALGYGRTKAGRVANGVGVNAYQLLDNSKGFVNNEITSGVSIELTSDTYRIAQTQTHQTYMDRGNVIQESTLPEYKEDASAGREKPKIYKDGEFVKPSKISLWNGHKYSQHHWGLAIDMNSCVGCGACTVACQVENNVAVVGKEEVLNRREMAWIRIDRYYSSDAEAGDLEGLEKASDNPEVTFQPMMCQHCNNAPCETVCPVAATTHSSEGLNQMTYNRCIGTRYCANNCPYKVRRFNWFKYHDNKDFAQVNVPQNDDLGKMVLNPDVTVRARGVMEKCSMCVQRIQAGKLAAKRENRKVKDGDINVACAVACSTDALVFGDLNDPKSKVSEMLKIEENTTSATKEVNEERAYHVLEEINVSPNIWYFTKIRNKDKNEA; via the coding sequence ATGAAAGAAAATAAAAAGAAATACTGGAAGGGATTAGAACAGTTGACAAACGATCCGGAATTTGTGAAGAATGCAGATAAGGAGTTTCCTGAGTACCTTCCAATCGGCGGACAACAAGAAGGGGGCGCATCCAGAAGAGATTTCCTGAAAGTGATGGGATTCAGCCTGGCAGCAGCATCATTGGCTGCTTGTGAGGCTCCTGTGAGAAAGGCTATTCCTTATGTGAACAAGCCAGTGGATGTCAATCCATCTATCCCTAATTATTACGCATCTACTTTCTTCGGAGGTGGTGAATACGCTTCTGTAGTAGTGAAGACAAGGGAAGGTAGACCCATCAAAGTAGATGGCAATAAACTCTCTCCAGTGACCAAAGGTGGTACCAGCTCTATCGTAGAGGCTTCTGTACTGTCTTTGTACGATAAAGAAAGATTGACAGCCCCTTATAAAAACGGTGAAAAATCCGATTGGGCAACTATCGATAAAGAAGTAACGGCCAAGCTTAAGGCTGCAGGCAATGTGAAGGTGGTGACCAATACCATCATGTCTCCTTCTTCCGAAAAAGCACTGAAAGCCCTTACTGATGCCATTGGTGGTGCTGAAGTCATCACTTATGACTCGTCATCAGCTTACGGTATCGTAAAAGCCAACCAAACGTATTACGGTACTTCTGTACTACCAAATTATAGTTTTGACAAAGCCGATGTGATCGTCAGCTTTGGGGCTGATTTCTTGGGGACTTGGATTGCTCCAATTGAATACTCCAAGCAATATGCCCAAGGAAGAAAAATAAGCAAGGAACATCCAGAGATGTCCCGTCACTATCAATTTGAATCCAACCTGTCACTAACAGGAGCCAATGCCGACTACAGAACGCCTATCAGGGCCTCTCAGAGTGGATTGGCTGTATTGGCACTGTATAACTTGCTAGCCAAAAAGGCCGGTGCTCCTTCCGTGAAGAGCGCTGGAGTAGAAATTGCCCACTTGTCAAAAGCTGCAAATGAGCTTTGGGCAAATAGAGGCAAATCTTTGGTGGTTTCAGGTTCAAATGATCCTAATGTGCAAGTGGTGATCAATGCGATCAATGACTTGCTAGGCAATAACAATAGTACTATAAGCTACACTAAGTCTGCTAATTTCAAACAAGGTAATGATGCGGCAATTGCCCAGTTTACCAAAGAGTTGGCAGCAGGAAGAGTTGGCGGTGTGCTGTTTTATAACTGTAACCCCGTGTATGACACTCCACAAGGTGAAGCCTTGGGACAAGCCATCGCTAAAGCGAAAGTATCCGTGGCCACTAATGGCACCATGGATGAAACAGCTTCAATGGTACAGTATGTAGCTCCAGACCACCATTACCTGGAGTCTTGGAATGACTTTAACCCCAAAGCGGGTGAGTATAGCTTGTCTCAACCAGCTATTTCGCCACTGTTCGATACACGACAGGCACAGGAATCATTCCTTACTTGGGCAGGTGTAGCCACCAATTACTATGATTTCCTTCAGGACAACTGGAAAGAGTTTTTCGCTGGGCAGTCAGCAATCAGTACTTTCCAAGAATTCTGGGACAGGGCCTTGTATAATGGTTTCTATTCCACTCCCCTAGCCAGCGAAACTGCTGAGCTTACTCCGGTAGGTAATGTTAGCAGTGCTGCTGCTGCAATTAGCAAAAGCTATTCTGCATCCAACAGTGGTGCTGAACTTGTGATGTACCAAAAAATCGGTATTGGAGATGGAGCATTTGCCAACAACCCTTGGCTGCAGGAAATGTCCGATCCTATTTCAAAAGCCACTTGGGATAACTACCTAACCGTATCACAGAAGTGGGCCAATGAAAATGGCCTTAAAATGATAGAGGGCAGGACTCAAAAAGCAAAGATCACTGCAAATGGCAAGTCACTGATAGTGCCAGTATTGATCCAGCCGGGTCAAGCAGATGGAACGATCGGATTGGCATTGGGATACGGTAGGACCAAAGCTGGTCGGGTGGCCAATGGAGTAGGGGTAAATGCTTACCAGCTCTTGGACAATTCCAAAGGTTTTGTCAACAATGAAATCACCTCAGGAGTGAGTATTGAGCTTACTTCAGATACGTATAGAATTGCCCAAACGCAGACTCACCAGACTTATATGGACCGCGGTAACGTGATCCAGGAATCAACCTTGCCTGAGTACAAGGAAGATGCTTCAGCTGGTAGGGAAAAGCCAAAAATCTATAAAGATGGGGAATTTGTAAAACCATCTAAGATTTCCCTTTGGAATGGCCACAAATACAGCCAGCACCACTGGGGATTGGCGATAGACATGAACTCCTGCGTAGGCTGTGGTGCATGTACAGTAGCCTGTCAAGTGGAAAACAACGTGGCCGTAGTAGGTAAGGAAGAAGTGCTGAACAGAAGGGAAATGGCCTGGATCCGAATCGACCGTTACTATAGCTCAGATGCGGAAGCAGGTGATCTTGAAGGATTAGAGAAAGCTTCCGATAATCCGGAGGTAACCTTCCAGCCGATGATGTGCCAGCACTGTAACAATGCTCCTTGTGAGACGGTTTGTCCAGTGGCTGCTACCACGCACAGCTCTGAAGGGCTTAATCAAATGACTTATAACAGATGTATCGGTACACGTTATTGTGCCAACAACTGTCCTTATAAAGTAAGACGATTCAACTGGTTCAAATACCACGATAACAAAGATTTTGCACAGGTCAATGTCCCTCAAAACGATGACCTAGGTAAGATGGTACTGAACCCAGACGTAACCGTACGGGCAAGGGGTGTGATGGAAAAATGCAGCATGTGTGTGCAGCGTATCCAAGCTGGTAAACTTGCCGCTAAGCGTGAAAACCGCAAAGTGAAGGATGGAGATATCAACGTGGCCTGTGCAGTAGCTTGTTCTACTGATGCCTTGGTATTTGGTGATTTGAACGATCCGAAGAGTAAGGTTTCTGAGATGTTGAAAATCGAAGAGAATACCACCTCGGCAACAAAAGAGGTCAATGAGGAAAGAGCTTACCATGTGCTAGAGGAAATCAACGTAAGCCCTAACATTTGGTACTTCACCAAGATTAGAAATAAGGACAAAAACGAAGCGTAA